A part of Hydrogenobacter sp. T-8 genomic DNA contains:
- a CDS encoding NAD(P)H-dependent glycerol-3-phosphate dehydrogenase, producing MNFSVLGGGRWGTALALHLGNLGHRVLVFERKEETVRLIKEGKHPYTEGIKLRGVDATQDLNKALDFSDYIIVALPVQVIREVLGGKALGGKRIISASKGLEVGTEKRVSEVLLEIDPDVKVFCLSGPSFASEVSKGLPTALVLAGNDLEEMEKIRNWISSENFRVYLSTDLVGVELGGALKNVIAIACGISDGLGLGENARASLMTRGLAEMVRIGVSLGAKRETFYGLSGMGDLFLTASSPQSRNRTFGYLLGQGLSMEEILQRLNQTVEGIHTVKAVYRLSTERSLHAPISTAVYRVVVEGYPPRDVALELLRRPPQSPFETL from the coding sequence ATGAACTTCTCTGTCCTTGGTGGGGGTCGCTGGGGCACTGCCCTCGCTTTACATTTAGGAAATTTAGGACACAGGGTTTTAGTCTTTGAAAGAAAAGAAGAAACAGTCAGGCTCATAAAAGAAGGAAAACACCCATACACGGAAGGAATCAAGCTAAGGGGGGTGGACGCTACACAAGACCTTAACAAAGCCCTTGACTTTTCGGATTACATAATAGTAGCCTTACCCGTCCAAGTCATAAGGGAAGTCTTAGGCGGGAAAGCTTTAGGGGGCAAAAGGATAATTTCCGCCTCCAAGGGGCTTGAAGTGGGAACTGAAAAGAGGGTTTCTGAAGTGCTTCTTGAGATAGACCCTGATGTAAAGGTTTTTTGTCTTTCTGGTCCTTCCTTTGCCAGCGAAGTTTCCAAGGGCTTGCCTACCGCCTTGGTGCTTGCAGGAAATGACCTTGAGGAGATGGAGAAGATAAGAAACTGGATAAGCTCTGAAAATTTTCGGGTTTACCTCTCTACAGACCTTGTGGGTGTTGAGCTTGGAGGGGCGTTGAAGAATGTTATAGCAATCGCCTGTGGCATATCTGATGGACTTGGGCTTGGGGAGAACGCAAGGGCTTCTCTTATGACAAGAGGACTTGCGGAGATGGTGAGGATCGGTGTCTCCCTTGGTGCAAAGAGGGAAACCTTCTACGGTCTTTCTGGTATGGGAGACCTATTTCTTACCGCCAGCTCTCCACAGTCAAGAAACAGAACCTTTGGCTACCTTCTTGGTCAGGGGCTTTCTATGGAAGAAATCCTACAAAGGCTCAACCAGACGGTAGAAGGCATACACACGGTTAAAGCGGTCTACAGGCTCTCTACAGAGAGAAGCTTACATGCACCTATAAGCACTGCGGTCTACAGAGTGGTGGTTGAGGGGTATCCTCCACGGGATGTTGCACTTGAGCTTCTGAGGAGACCTCCTCAAAGTCCTTTTGAGACTTTATAA
- a CDS encoding 2-amino-3,7-dideoxy-D-threo-hept-6-ulosonate synthase: protein MSIGKQVRLERLINRDTGKTIIVPMDHGVSSGPMEGIENIRKAVEDVAEGGANAVVLHKGMVRAGHRGRGRDIGLIVHLSASTDWAPTKNDKVLVCTVEEAIKLGADGVSIHVNVGADMEREMLRDFGYVSKVCEEWGMPLLAMVYGRGKDMNQYEPKVVAHCARLGAELGADIVKVPYTGDPESFSRVVEGSPIPVVIAGGPKMKTEREVLEMVYGAIQAGAKGLSIGRNVFQAKNRVAMVRALSLIVHEGKSVEEAIKILE, encoded by the coding sequence ATGAGTATAGGAAAGCAGGTAAGGTTGGAAAGGCTTATTAACAGGGATACGGGCAAGACCATAATAGTGCCCATGGACCATGGGGTGAGCTCAGGTCCTATGGAGGGTATTGAAAACATAAGAAAAGCGGTAGAGGATGTGGCAGAAGGTGGTGCCAACGCAGTGGTGCTACACAAGGGTATGGTGAGGGCAGGACACAGGGGCAGGGGCAGAGATATAGGGCTTATAGTCCACCTTTCCGCCTCTACTGACTGGGCACCTACCAAAAATGACAAGGTGCTGGTCTGCACAGTGGAAGAAGCCATAAAGCTGGGTGCGGACGGTGTATCTATCCACGTGAACGTGGGTGCGGATATGGAAAGGGAGATGCTAAGGGACTTTGGATATGTTTCTAAGGTTTGCGAGGAGTGGGGTATGCCTCTGCTTGCCATGGTCTACGGAAGGGGTAAGGATATGAACCAATACGAGCCCAAGGTTGTAGCTCACTGTGCAAGGCTTGGTGCAGAGCTTGGTGCGGATATAGTTAAAGTCCCCTACACAGGAGACCCAGAGAGCTTTTCAAGGGTGGTTGAGGGCTCTCCTATACCAGTGGTTATAGCGGGCGGTCCTAAGATGAAAACGGAGAGAGAAGTGCTTGAGATGGTATATGGAGCTATACAAGCTGGTGCAAAGGGTCTTTCCATAGGTCGCAATGTCTTTCAGGCAAAAAACAGGGTCGCCATGGTAAGAGCCTTGAGCCTTATAGTGCATGAAGGCAAAAGCGTGGAAGAAGCTATAAAAATCTTAGAGTGA
- a CDS encoding enoyl-ACP reductase FabI — protein MGLLEGRKALITGIANERSIAYGIAKAFYREGAELCFTYANEKLKKRVEEIAKEFGSELVFECDVSKDEHITALKDWLSKVWGSLDIVVHSIAYAPKEEFKGGVIDTSREGFKIAMDISVYSLIALTRELLPLMEGRQGSIITLSYYGAEKVVPHYNVMGIAKSALESTVRYLAYDIAKHGHRINAISAGPIKTLAAYSITGFHLLMEHTTKVNPFGKAITIEDVGDTAVFLCSDWARAITGEVIHVDNGYHIMGVFGREEEIKKEVFGEQKE, from the coding sequence ATGGGTCTTCTTGAAGGCAGAAAAGCCCTTATAACGGGTATAGCCAATGAGCGTAGTATAGCCTACGGTATAGCAAAAGCCTTTTACAGAGAGGGAGCGGAGCTTTGTTTTACCTACGCCAACGAAAAGCTCAAAAAGAGGGTGGAAGAGATTGCCAAAGAGTTTGGCTCTGAGCTTGTGTTTGAGTGTGATGTTTCAAAGGACGAACACATTACCGCTTTGAAGGATTGGCTCTCTAAGGTTTGGGGAAGTTTAGATATAGTAGTTCACTCTATAGCCTACGCTCCAAAGGAAGAGTTCAAAGGCGGTGTTATAGATACCTCAAGGGAAGGTTTCAAAATTGCCATGGACATATCTGTCTACTCTCTTATAGCCCTCACTAGGGAGCTACTTCCTCTTATGGAAGGTAGACAAGGCTCAATAATAACCCTTTCTTACTACGGTGCGGAGAAAGTGGTGCCACACTACAATGTGATGGGTATTGCCAAGTCCGCCCTTGAGAGCACGGTGCGATACCTTGCCTATGATATTGCCAAACACGGACACAGAATAAACGCCATATCCGCAGGACCCATAAAGACCCTCGCTGCATACAGCATAACGGGTTTCCACCTTCTTATGGAACACACCACAAAGGTAAACCCCTTTGGAAAAGCTATAACCATAGAGGATGTGGGAGATACAGCGGTGTTTCTCTGCAGTGATTGGGCAAGGGCTATAACCGGTGAGGTCATCCATGTGGACAACGGCTACCATATAATGGGTGTCTTTGGAAGGGAAGAGGAGATAAAGAAGGAGGTCTTTGGAGAACAAAAGGAATGA
- a CDS encoding AI-2E family transporter has translation MRERVFLYFLLSLTGFFTALALTMLLPFLKPILWAVIFSLVLYPVHIKLAKRIGNTPSALALTLLVLALVVIPFSLLLTMAIRQSIDLLHLAVSLTQNSSYMDLIRGILENPLLKKILTKEEIDSFIAYLESEEFKGILMSGLRDFLQRGLNLAASMVPAVGSFIFKSFVFLLTLFFILRDGPKFVRFAERFLPMHKEDVEQVFITIYKTVLATVYGSIGVGIAQSTVGFIGYKLAGMDYAVLLAMATFMSSFIPPFGAGFVWFPVAVYTFAVKGLYNGIFMFIYGMFVISTIDNFIRPLIMKMGVSMPYIVLFFSIVGGLLTFGFVGIFLGPIVFTTLFTLALIYEKRILKD, from the coding sequence GTGAGAGAAAGAGTCTTTCTTTACTTTCTCCTTTCCCTTACAGGCTTTTTTACCGCCCTTGCTCTTACCATGCTCCTTCCCTTTCTTAAACCCATACTCTGGGCGGTTATATTCTCTCTTGTCCTTTATCCTGTTCATATAAAACTTGCAAAGAGAATAGGCAACACACCCTCCGCCCTTGCACTCACCCTCCTTGTGCTTGCCCTTGTGGTGATTCCCTTCAGCCTTCTTTTAACCATGGCAATAAGGCAGTCCATAGACCTTCTCCATCTTGCAGTTAGTCTCACCCAAAACAGTTCCTACATGGACCTGATAAGGGGCATACTTGAAAACCCATTGCTTAAGAAAATACTTACCAAGGAAGAAATAGACAGCTTTATAGCCTACTTAGAATCTGAAGAGTTCAAAGGCATCCTTATGAGCGGTCTTAGAGACTTTCTGCAAAGGGGGTTAAACCTTGCGGCGTCCATGGTGCCAGCTGTGGGTAGCTTTATCTTCAAGAGCTTTGTATTCCTGCTTACGCTCTTTTTTATCCTAAGGGATGGTCCAAAGTTTGTGAGGTTCGCAGAGCGGTTTCTTCCTATGCACAAAGAGGATGTAGAACAGGTGTTTATTACCATATACAAGACAGTTCTCGCTACCGTATACGGTTCCATAGGCGTTGGTATAGCCCAAAGCACGGTAGGCTTCATAGGATACAAGCTGGCTGGTATGGACTATGCCGTACTTCTCGCCATGGCTACCTTCATGAGCAGTTTTATACCGCCCTTCGGTGCGGGTTTTGTCTGGTTTCCAGTGGCGGTCTATACCTTTGCGGTCAAGGGTTTATACAACGGTATCTTCATGTTCATATACGGCATGTTCGTTATATCCACCATAGATAACTTTATAAGACCCCTCATAATGAAAATGGGCGTAAGCATGCCCTACATAGTGCTCTTCTTTTCCATAGTAGGCGGTTTGCTGACCTTCGGCTTTGTGGGCATATTCCTTGGACCTATAGTATTTACAACTTTGTTCACCCTTGCACTCATATACGAAAAGAGGATACTAAAGGATTAG
- a CDS encoding HU family DNA-binding protein: MKKKTLVERLHEEYSHVYSKKRVYKMINFLLDRMREGIASEDGLKISGFGSFRRKGKRVLFRPSKKLISKLKSEAKRLKM, encoded by the coding sequence ATGAAAAAGAAAACCCTTGTTGAGAGGCTACACGAGGAGTATTCTCATGTTTACTCAAAGAAAAGGGTCTATAAGATGATAAATTTTCTATTAGATAGGATGAGAGAAGGTATAGCCTCTGAGGATGGCTTGAAGATTTCAGGCTTTGGCAGTTTCAGAAGGAAGGGTAAACGAGTCCTGTTCAGACCAAGCAAAAAGCTCATAAGCAAGTTGAAATCAGAAGCTAAAAGGCTTAAAATGTAA
- a CDS encoding helix-turn-helix domain-containing protein has product MVVIVQPVEKDLEALVLRVFLKSIDVLGGLSKLAEYKTLTWLPSLARAVYCVVLREEYFKTDREIAEKVGLTVQTVRNILRAEPSTALEKLKRIEELLEEEKKELKVHTAGGIAKLAYKLVKEGHEEPQVFLQYCERVAYALDIPWAYMVLKRLKGTDFPIQSAGAISDRFEGVYIKGRTAKEVLQELEYPIKNPADLLHRIKENLKMHGLE; this is encoded by the coding sequence ATGGTTGTGATCGTCCAGCCCGTAGAAAAGGACTTGGAAGCATTGGTTCTAAGAGTGTTCCTCAAATCTATTGATGTGCTTGGGGGACTTTCAAAGCTGGCGGAATACAAAACCCTCACATGGCTTCCATCCCTTGCCAGAGCAGTTTACTGTGTGGTGCTTAGGGAAGAGTATTTCAAAACGGACAGAGAAATAGCGGAGAAGGTAGGTCTTACTGTCCAAACGGTAAGAAACATCTTAAGGGCTGAACCCTCTACCGCTCTTGAAAAGCTCAAAAGGATAGAGGAGCTTCTTGAAGAAGAGAAGAAGGAATTAAAGGTCCATACCGCGGGCGGAATAGCAAAACTTGCCTACAAACTCGTAAAGGAAGGGCACGAAGAACCTCAGGTATTTCTCCAATACTGTGAGAGGGTTGCTTATGCCCTTGACATACCATGGGCTTATATGGTGCTCAAAAGACTGAAAGGAACAGACTTTCCCATACAGTCCGCGGGGGCCATATCTGACAGATTTGAGGGTGTTTACATAAAGGGCAGAACCGCAAAGGAAGTGCTTCAGGAACTGGAATATCCCATAAAGAACCCAGCTGATCTTCTACACAGGATAAAGGAAAACCTCAAGATGCATGGGCTGGAGTGA
- a CDS encoding energy transducer TonB family protein, with the protein MLEEKLENSLYWGVSLILNLIIFTLLSLYLSVKIELKNPPEPMEVYLQEIPELKEIKLTSGKSTPIVKQQAGEGIIKKDRHLVSSSPMEVSRSTGDLQVPAGKPKEEEPSLLQEIEQRVRGREREVEKEGVRSADIGNITAVVSPGGIGLSGGGRATVYIPPFPRISSDEPLSPLRVRVWIEPSGVVSRVQIIQKSGSPQIDQRMVEFVRGIRFEAIRENVVQTGVITFRFKGG; encoded by the coding sequence ATGCTTGAGGAAAAACTTGAAAACAGCCTTTACTGGGGCGTGTCTTTGATTCTTAACTTGATAATCTTTACCCTCTTATCTTTGTATCTTTCTGTCAAAATTGAACTCAAAAACCCCCCAGAGCCTATGGAGGTGTATCTTCAAGAAATTCCCGAGCTTAAGGAGATAAAGCTAACTTCTGGCAAAAGCACTCCTATTGTAAAACAGCAAGCAGGCGAGGGTATTATAAAGAAGGATAGACACCTTGTCAGCTCAAGCCCTATGGAAGTTTCAAGAAGCACAGGAGACCTTCAGGTTCCCGCAGGCAAGCCAAAGGAGGAAGAGCCCTCCCTACTTCAGGAAATTGAGCAAAGGGTGAGAGGAAGAGAGAGGGAAGTAGAGAAGGAAGGCGTAAGAAGCGCGGACATCGGGAATATAACCGCAGTTGTCTCACCTGGAGGTATTGGTCTCTCAGGTGGTGGAAGGGCAACTGTATACATTCCACCCTTTCCAAGAATAAGTTCTGATGAGCCTCTTAGCCCTTTAAGGGTAAGGGTATGGATAGAGCCTTCAGGTGTGGTCTCAAGGGTTCAAATAATTCAAAAAAGTGGCTCTCCACAGATAGACCAAAGGATGGTGGAGTTTGTTCGTGGCATAAGGTTTGAAGCCATAAGGGAAAACGTAGTCCAGACTGGTGTAATAACCTTTAGGTTTAAGGGAGGTTAA
- a CDS encoding S1 RNA-binding domain-containing protein has protein sequence MGEFEKLLEEGLELKELKRGEVIKGKVVKIDERNIYVDVGYKVEGIISREELPDARVGDEIKAVVVRFTKGGSPLLSYRRYLEDKLTGFLKACYEKGKFITGTVVEKKDDGYVVDVSGLRVFLPMKEAIRNLREGKKIVAKITEFKREEDGLKVVLSQKDYIKAQEEKKRARLLSKIKVGDLVEGKVIKIDPEKGITLLVGNALRAFLPLEELSWGRDRNPYNYAEIDERLRVKVKRIPKDGQFIFVSLKETKENPWQKAQQSIQKGQVVNGRVLEVRENGLIFEVMEGVEGFVPKDEISYDGSIPKKGDRVSAQVLDFDPKRHKLVLSIKRTLPKPWEEFIKKYPAGSRVVGTVEKIEGARAIVSLEQGVQGVIHRSDLAWIKPGRIEDVLKVGQSIEFAVLGLDGRFVKLGLKQLTDNPWETVLKNYKVGDKVKLKVKSVHPFGAFLQFPEGIDGLLPISEIPKGLKLQEGQEVEARIIELSQDKITFSMKEKEEEKKEDIITTSDKGFTLGDILKKKMKI, from the coding sequence ATGGGCGAGTTTGAAAAGCTACTTGAAGAAGGTCTTGAACTTAAAGAACTAAAAAGGGGTGAGGTGATAAAGGGGAAGGTGGTGAAGATAGACGAAAGAAACATCTACGTGGATGTGGGGTACAAGGTAGAGGGTATAATATCAAGGGAAGAACTGCCAGATGCAAGGGTTGGTGATGAGATAAAGGCAGTGGTTGTAAGGTTCACAAAAGGTGGCTCTCCCCTTCTATCCTATAGGAGGTATCTTGAAGACAAACTAACAGGCTTTTTGAAAGCCTGCTATGAGAAGGGCAAATTTATAACAGGAACGGTGGTAGAAAAGAAGGATGACGGTTATGTGGTGGATGTTAGCGGTCTAAGGGTTTTTCTCCCCATGAAAGAAGCCATCAGAAACCTCAGAGAAGGCAAGAAGATAGTGGCAAAGATAACAGAGTTTAAAAGAGAAGAGGATGGGCTTAAGGTGGTCCTCTCCCAAAAGGACTATATAAAAGCTCAGGAGGAAAAAAAGAGGGCAAGGCTCCTTTCCAAGATAAAGGTGGGAGACCTGGTTGAAGGCAAGGTGATAAAGATAGACCCAGAAAAGGGCATAACCCTGCTAGTGGGCAATGCACTCAGAGCCTTCCTCCCCCTTGAGGAACTAAGCTGGGGAAGGGACAGAAACCCCTACAATTATGCGGAGATTGACGAAAGGCTAAGGGTGAAAGTAAAGAGGATACCCAAGGACGGTCAGTTTATATTTGTAAGCCTAAAAGAAACAAAGGAAAACCCATGGCAGAAAGCACAGCAGAGCATACAGAAGGGTCAGGTGGTAAACGGAAGGGTTTTAGAGGTTAGAGAGAACGGGCTAATCTTTGAGGTCATGGAAGGGGTGGAAGGTTTTGTGCCAAAGGATGAGATATCTTACGACGGAAGCATCCCCAAAAAGGGCGACAGGGTCTCTGCTCAAGTGCTTGACTTTGACCCCAAAAGGCATAAGCTGGTCCTCAGCATAAAGAGAACTCTTCCAAAACCATGGGAGGAGTTTATAAAGAAATATCCAGCTGGTAGTAGAGTTGTGGGAACAGTGGAGAAGATAGAGGGCGCAAGGGCTATAGTAAGCCTTGAACAGGGTGTGCAAGGTGTTATTCACAGGAGCGACCTTGCTTGGATAAAGCCTGGAAGGATAGAAGATGTGCTTAAGGTAGGTCAATCCATCGAGTTCGCTGTGCTTGGGCTTGACGGAAGGTTTGTAAAACTTGGTCTTAAACAGCTCACAGATAACCCTTGGGAGACAGTCCTCAAAAATTACAAAGTAGGTGATAAGGTAAAACTAAAGGTAAAGAGCGTGCACCCCTTTGGTGCCTTTTTGCAGTTTCCGGAGGGTATAGATGGGCTCCTTCCCATATCTGAGATCCCAAAGGGTCTAAAACTTCAAGAAGGTCAAGAAGTGGAAGCGAGAATAATAGAGCTTTCTCAAGACAAGATAACCTTCAGCATGAAGGAAAAGGAAGAGGAGAAGAAAGAAGATATAATAACCACCTCTGATAAGGGCTTTACGCTGGGAGACATACTCAAGAAAAAGATGAAAATATGA